Proteins encoded by one window of Venturia canescens isolate UGA chromosome 2, ASM1945775v1, whole genome shotgun sequence:
- the Arms gene encoding kinase D-interacting substrate of 220 kDa B isoform X7, with product MVSLCYRPLASYVADDNLAGLQNFLENKRIQIDDRDENGGTVLILAASKGKIHFVRELINHGADVNAEDGDNWSALLCAAKEGHTDVCVELLEHGAHLEHRDVGGWTALMWATYKGHTATVTTLLSRGADVNAHGNYHISSLLWAAGRGHAEIVKALIAHGAKVNVGDKYGTTALVWAARKGNVEIVDALLKAGANVDTAGMYSWTPLIVATLGNHVDVVILLLEHKPNVNALDKDGCTALAIAAREGYHEITNALLNAGAYINIQDRAGDTNLIHAVKGGHRSVVEALLKKYVDVDIAGKDKKTAIYIAVEKGNIPILKLLLNANPDLEIATKDGDTPLLRAVRSRNAEIVQLLLDKKAKVSATDKKGDTVLHVAMRARSKGIVEILLRNPKNSQLLYRPNRQGETPYNIDFKHPKTILGQIFGARRLNTNEDNENMLGYDLYSSALADILSEPSLSTPITVGLYAKWGSGKSFLLNKLREEMKNFARQWMDPVFQFSSLLFVVTAHVSLLIGVTVGLALQSWIIGVASGVAIISIVYIFLFIVWYANKRYDWYWPYNFTVALTTKLNSLKLLLQVIFCHPPTGVVNDGLTIQPIKFYFTDQTRVGTTSAGENAVAQMVGSLYDSIENDFGSFATRLYRAFKPKPVKSTTSWTWRQVCCLPYIVIFEFCFCSFLVGVSVLTLYLTDLQNPILEPVTAHVIMIAVLLQLAFSLIANLYTWSRTIKAIVFSQRRHLQRSISKLETVKSEGFIQTLKSEVNLMTEMVKCLDSFTSQQSRLVVIVDGLDSCEQDKVLLVLDAMQALFSDNNCPFVVILAIDPHIISRAVEVNSRRLFSESNIGGHDYLRNMVHLPFYLQNSGLRKVKVAQQTAQHGKKTTWNEAEESVNYTTSNAMHHSVSNRRLSTESSVMNSNEKLKPPSRKGSRKLRLSESIASSIGSNLNRLGGAQDLNKMLLTDDYFSDVNPRSMRRLMNVVYVTGRLLKAFQIDFNWYHLASWINITEQWPFRTSWLILHYDMYEESLDDSTSLKNLYDKVRPKIPVLKDVQPLLEMDRDERKLDVFLTFHRSSLLVSDMKIFLPFTINLDPYIKKKIKEEQQSMKEDYHFSTYKSGPSWHHQQQQQQQQHHYPGAGDQMNYRHNGKPKLSRNPSLQNQNSQVVTPPGWPFQASYPWQPPMWMPPPEPMPKPLSATTSIPMEILDTRLTNLSVNGVCELVEKIEDLNPNKIEDYKSLIRENNINGRVLLHCTLQDLKEVLKMGFGDWELFRMVIVSLRELELSNFTMNDEGSRSVRFSVGHDQIARKEHTTQGNVSRVPSHVEKEKTTSRTDGPARRDQTKQSIMEKQFQVTLEEQMICGALQTLNEEACEDVLDVPSSTVPSTTDSLPGERSRSHSSTAPDTDYVLLQSSPIYHWVPVHDEPEDSDDSSLNSVTELRRTNSQRSVTSQRSTRSNYSHTVRLPKKRLNSVGARPTSLLVSPPPSPRPAYRSKSTDDYTSVPNKVNAPEPLNVGRSIPTSIGDEFSSSVPPGSTKSMEKLAKLKERFNAATKNSTSKCCEFSDEDDDESTPLVSEISTPSHSHSDSVFAHGPSHEETSDFSPISNRSAPQGGERSIHLDFYDTVSLVVREDPNECALSRQNAEDWENPETPV from the exons ATGGTTTCACTCTGCTATCGACCCCTCGCCAGCTACGTAGCCGACGACAATCTCGCTGGTTTACAAAACTTCCTTGAAAACAAAAGGATACAAATTGACGACAGGGACGAG AATGGTGGCACCGTGCTCATACTCGCTGCATCCAAAGGGAAAATACACTTCGTCAGAGAACTCATCAATCACGGTGCTGACGTCAATGCCGAAGATGGA GACAATTGGAGTGCTCTGCTCTGCGCAGCCAAAGAAGGGCACACGGACGTTTGCGTCGAACTCTTGGAACACGGAGCCCATTTGGAGCACCGCGACGTG GGCGGTTGGACAGCGCTCATGTGGGCCACGTACAAAGGTCACACAGCCACGGTGACCACGCTTCTGTCCCGAGGTGCGGATGTAAATGCTCATGGAAATTATCACATATCGTCCTTGTTGTGGGCTGCTGGCCGTGGACACGCCGAAATAGTCAAAGCTCTAATCGCCCACGGTGCCAAAGTCAATGTTGGTGATAag tatggCACGACAGCCCTTGTTTGGGCAGCGAGAAAGGGCAACGTCGAAATCGTCGACGCTCTTCTCAAAGCTGGTGCCAACGTCGACACCGCTGGCATG TACTCCTGGACTCCACTGATCGTAGCGACTCTCGGCAACCACGTTGACGTTGTCATTTTGTTGTTGGAGCACAAACCAAATGTTAATGCTCTCGATAAGGACGGCTGCACAGCTCTGGCGATAGCTGCTCGCGAAGGTTATCACGAAATCACTAATGCTCTCTTGAACGCCGGCGCTTACATCAACATTCAAGATCGGGCTGGCGATACGAATCTTATTCACGCGGTCAAGGGTGGACACCGTTCCGTTGTCGAGGCGCTTCTCAAAAAATATGTCGATGTCGATATCGCTGGAAAg GACAAAAAAACCGCCATTTACATTGCcgttgaaaaaggaaatatcCCGATACTGAAACTGTTACTGAACGCCAATCCGGATCTGGAAATAGCAACGAAAGACGGTGACACACCCTTGTTGAGGGCAGTGAGATCGAGGAATGCAGAAATTGTACAATTACTTTTGGACAAAAAAGCCAAAGTCTCGGCCACCGATAAAAAAGGCGACACCGTATTGCACGTAGCGATGAGAGCGAGATCGAAGGGCATCGTTGAAATACTTTTAAGGAACCCGAAAAATAGTCAATTGCTTTATCGCCCCAATAGACAAGGCGAGACACCCTACAACATTGATTTCAAACATCCCAAAACCATTTTGGGACAAATATTTGGAGCTc gtCGGCTCAACACGaacgaggacaatgagaacaTGTTGGGATATGATTTATACAGTAGTGCACTAGCAGATATTTTGAGCGAACCGTCTTTGTCGACTCCGATAACCGTTGGACTTTATGCGAAATGGGGCTCTGGAAAATCCTTCCTATTGAACAAATTACGAG aggaaatgaaaaattttgctcgGCAATGGATGGATCCAGTGTTCCAATTTTCGTCTCTGTTGTTCGTCGTAACTGCTCACGTTTCTCTGTTGATCGGAGTGACGGTAGGACTAGCGCTGCAATCTTGGATAATTGGCGTTGCTTCGGGTGTGGCAATAATTAGCATTGTGTACATATTCCTCTTCATCGTCTGGTACGCAAACAAAAG ATACGATTGGTACTGGCCGTACAATTTCACCGTAGCATTAACGACAAAACTAAATTCTTTGAAGCTGTTGCTTCAAGTGATATTCTGCCACCCGCCAACCGGCGTGGTCAACGACGGTTTAACGATCCAACcgatcaaattttatttcaccgATCAAACTCGAGTCGGTACAACTTCGGCGGGTGAAAATGCCGTGGCACAGATGGTCGGCTCGCTTTacgattcgattgaaaatgatttcggATCTTTCGCGACGCGTCTCTATCGGGCTTTCAAACCGAAACCAGTTAAATCGACGACTTCGTGGACTTGGCGACAAGTTTGTTGCTTGCCGTACAtcgtaatttttgaattttgctttTGCAGCTTCCTCGTTGGTGTTTCCGTACTGACGCTTTACCTCACCGATTTACAAAA cCCGATACTGGAGCCCGTTACTGCACACGTTATCATGATAGCGGTTTTGCTACAGTTGGCATTCAGCCTCATAGCAAATTTGTACACTTGGAGTCGGACTATTAAAGCAATTGTTTTCTCGCAGCGTAGACATCTGCAACGCAGCATTTCGAAACTTGAGACAGTCAAGAGCGAAGGTTTTATACAAACGCTGAAGAGCGAAGTCAATTTAATGACAGAAATG GTCAAATGTCTGGACAGTTTTACCTCGCAACAGAGCAGATTAGTGGTAATCGTCGATGGGCTCGACAGTTGTGAGCAGGACAAAGTGTTACTGGTGCTCGATGCAATGCAAGCTCTGTTCAGCGACAACAATTGTCCATTCGTCGTAATTTTGGCGATAGATCCGCACATAATTTCCAGG GCAGTTGAGGTGAACAGTCGTCGTCTTTTTTCCGAGTCAAACATCGGTGGCCACGATTACCTGAGGAATATGGTACATTTGCCATTTTATTTGCAAAACAGTGGATTACGAAAGGTCAAGGTTGCCCAGCAGACTGCTCAACACGGTAAAAAAACGACCTGGAACGAGGCCGAGGAGAGTGTGAATTATACGACGTCGAACGCGATGCATCACTCGGTGTCGAACAGAAGATTGAGCACCGAGTCGAGTGTGATGAAtagcaatgaaaaattaaaaccgCCGAGTAGAAAAGGCAGCAGGAAATTGAGACTCAGCGAATCGATCGCCAGCAGCATAGGCAGCAATTTGAACAGATTAGGGGGTGCTCAAGATTTAAACAAAATGCTCCTCACTGACGATTATTTCAGCGACGTCAATCCACGCAGTATGAGACGTCTCATGAACGTCGTTTACGTTACTGGTCGCTTGTTAAAAGCATTCCAAATTGATTTCAACTGGTATCATCTCGCCAGTTGGATCAATATTACCGAGCAATGGCCATTCAGGACCTCTTGGCTTATTCTGCATTACGACATGTACGAAGAAAGTCTCGACGATTCTACGTCCCTGAAAAACCTCTACGACAA aGTTCGTCCTAAAATTCCCGTTCTCAAAGACGTTCAACCGCTCTTAGAAATGGACAGGGATGAACGGAAACTCGACGTCTTTCTCACGTTTCATCGTTCGAGTCTTCTCGTCAGcgatatgaaaattttcctCCCGTTCACCATCAATCTCGACCcttatataaagaaaaaaatcaaagaggaACAACAGAGTATGAAGGAGGATTATCACTTTTCTACGTACAAATCAGGACCGTCCTGGCATcaccaacaacaacaacaacaacaacaacaccaTTACCCTGGTGCCGGTGACCAAATGAACTACAGACACAATGGAAAGCCTAAACTTTCGAGAAACCCGAGCTTGCAGAATCAAAATAGCCAAGTTGTTACGCCACCGGGATGGCCTTTTCAAGCCTCGTATCCGTGGCAACCGCCCATGTGGATGCCTCCCCCGGAACCTATGCCAAAACCTCTTTCAGCAACCACATCGATACCG ATGGAAATTTTGGACACGAGACTGACGAATCTGAGCGTCAATGGAGTTTGCGAACTTgtagaaaaaatcgaagatcTCAACCCCAACAAAATTGAAGACTACAAAAGTCTCATTagagaaaataatattaatggAAGAGTTTTGCTTCACTGTACTTTACAAGACTTGAAGGAG GTATTGAAAATGGGATTCGGTGACTGGGAGCTCTTCAGGATGGTGATCGTTTCTTTAAGAGAACTAGAATTGTCGAATTTCACAATGAACGATGAAGGATCTCGTAGTGTTAGATTTTCCGTAGGACACGATCAAATAGCGCGTAAGG AACACACGACACAGGGTAACGTATCACGAGTGCCGAGTCAcgtcgagaaagagaaaacaacCTCGAGAACCGACGGTCCAGCAAGACGTGATCAAACAAAGCAATCTATTATGGAAAAACAG TTCCAG GTGACACTGGAGGAACAAATGATTTGCGGAGCGTTGCAAACTCTTAACGAAGAAGCTTGTGAGGATGTTTTGGATGTGCCATCGTCAACTGTACCCTCGACGACAGACTCACTGCCAG GCGAACGTTCGAGATCTCACAGCAGCACAGCCCCGGACACGGACTACGTTTTATTACAATCATCGCCGATTTATCATTGGGTTCCAGTGCATGACGAGCCGGAAGACTCGGACGACAGTTCGTTGAATTCGGTGACGGAATTACGCCGAACGAATTCGCAGCGAAGTGTGACGTCGCAGCGTAGTACGAGATCGAATTATTCTCACACGGTGCGCTTACCTAAAAAGCGATTGAACAGCGTTGGCGCAAGACCGACGTCGCTCCTCGTGTCACCACCGCCGTCACCGAGACCAGCGTATCGTTCAAAATCAACGGACGATTATACCTCAGTTCCGAACAAAGTAAACGCCCCGGAACCTCTGAATGTTGGGCGTTCGATTCCGACGTCGATTGGGGACGAATTTTCCAGTTCCGTGCCACCTGGATCAACAAAGAGTATGGAAAAATTAGCAAAATTAAAGGAACGCTTCAACGCGgcgacgaaaaattcaacttCAAAATGTTGCGAGTTCagtgacgaagacgacgatgaaTCGACTCCTCTCGTTTCCGAAATTTCAACGCCATCCCATTCGCACTCCGATAGTGTTTTCGCCCACGGTCCAAGTCACGAAGAAACCAGCGATTTTTCACCCATTTCTAATCGAAGTGCTCCACAAGGCGGTGAAAGATCCATCCATTTGGATTTTTACGATACAGTTAGCCTCGTCGTACGCGAAGATCCCAACGAATGTGCTCTCTCACGACAAAACGCCGAAGACTGGGAAAATCCAGAAACTCCCGTGTAG
- the Arms gene encoding kinase D-interacting substrate of 220 kDa B isoform X8, with the protein MWATYKGHTATVTTLLSRGADVNAHGNYHISSLLWAAGRGHAEIVKALIAHGAKVNVGDKYGTTALVWAARKGNVEIVDALLKAGANVDTAGMYSWTPLIVATLGNHVDVVILLLEHKPNVNALDKDGCTALAIAAREGYHEITNALLNAGAYINIQDRAGDTNLIHAVKGGHRSVVEALLKKYVDVDIAGKDKKTAIYIAVEKGNIPILKLLLNANPDLEIATKDGDTPLLRAVRSRNAEIVQLLLDKKAKVSATDKKGDTVLHVAMRARSKGIVEILLRNPKNSQLLYRPNRQGETPYNIDFKHPKTILGQIFGARRLNTNEDNENMLGYDLYSSALADILSEPSLSTPITVGLYAKWGSGKSFLLNKLREEMKNFARQWMDPVFQFSSLLFVVTAHVSLLIGVTVGLALQSWIIGVASGVAIISIVYIFLFIVWYANKRYDWYWPYNFTVALTTKLNSLKLLLQVIFCHPPTGVVNDGLTIQPIKFYFTDQTRVGTTSAGENAVAQMVGSLYDSIENDFGSFATRLYRAFKPKPVKSTTSWTWRQVCCLPYIVIFEFCFCSFLVGVSVLTLYLTDLQNPILEPVTAHVIMIAVLLQLAFSLIANLYTWSRTIKAIVFSQRRHLQRSISKLETVKSEGFIQTLKSEVNLMTEMVKCLDSFTSQQSRLVVIVDGLDSCEQDKVLLVLDAMQALFSDNNCPFVVILAIDPHIISRAVEVNSRRLFSESNIGGHDYLRNMVHLPFYLQNSGLRKVKVAQQTAQHGKKTTWNEAEESVNYTTSNAMHHSVSNRRLSTESSVMNSNEKLKPPSRKGSRKLRLSESIASSIGSNLNRLGGAQDLNKMLLTDDYFSDVNPRSMRRLMNVVYVTGRLLKAFQIDFNWYHLASWINITEQWPFRTSWLILHYDMYEESLDDSTSLKNLYDKVRPKIPVLKDVQPLLEMDRDERKLDVFLTFHRSSLLVSDMKIFLPFTINLDPYIKKKIKEEQQSMKEDYHFSTYKSGPSWHHQQQQQQQQHHYPGAGDQMNYRHNGKPKLSRNPSLQNQNSQVVTPPGWPFQASYPWQPPMWMPPPEPMPKPLSATTSIPMEILDTRLTNLSVNGVCELVEKIEDLNPNKIEDYKSLIRENNINGRVLLHCTLQDLKEVLKMGFGDWELFRMVIVSLRELELSNFTMNDEGSRSVRFSVGHDQIARKEHTTQGNVSRVPSHVEKEKTTSRTDGPARRDQTKQSIMEKQFQVTLEEQMICGALQTLNEEACEDVLDVPSSTVPSTTDSLPGERSRSHSSTAPDTDYVLLQSSPIYHWVPVHDEPEDSDDSSLNSVTELRRTNSQRSVTSQRSTRSNYSHTVRLPKKRLNSVGARPTSLLVSPPPSPRPAYRSKSTDDYTSVPNKVNAPEPLNVGRSIPTSIGDEFSSSVPPGSTKSMEKLAKLKERFNAATKNSTSKCCEFSDEDDDESTPLVSEISTPSHSHSDSVFAHGPSHEETSDFSPISNRSAPQGGERSIHLDFYDTVSLVVREDPNECALSRQNAEDWENPETPV; encoded by the exons ATGTGGGCCACGTACAAAGGTCACACAGCCACGGTGACCACGCTTCTGTCCCGAGGTGCGGATGTAAATGCTCATGGAAATTATCACATATCGTCCTTGTTGTGGGCTGCTGGCCGTGGACACGCCGAAATAGTCAAAGCTCTAATCGCCCACGGTGCCAAAGTCAATGTTGGTGATAag tatggCACGACAGCCCTTGTTTGGGCAGCGAGAAAGGGCAACGTCGAAATCGTCGACGCTCTTCTCAAAGCTGGTGCCAACGTCGACACCGCTGGCATG TACTCCTGGACTCCACTGATCGTAGCGACTCTCGGCAACCACGTTGACGTTGTCATTTTGTTGTTGGAGCACAAACCAAATGTTAATGCTCTCGATAAGGACGGCTGCACAGCTCTGGCGATAGCTGCTCGCGAAGGTTATCACGAAATCACTAATGCTCTCTTGAACGCCGGCGCTTACATCAACATTCAAGATCGGGCTGGCGATACGAATCTTATTCACGCGGTCAAGGGTGGACACCGTTCCGTTGTCGAGGCGCTTCTCAAAAAATATGTCGATGTCGATATCGCTGGAAAg GACAAAAAAACCGCCATTTACATTGCcgttgaaaaaggaaatatcCCGATACTGAAACTGTTACTGAACGCCAATCCGGATCTGGAAATAGCAACGAAAGACGGTGACACACCCTTGTTGAGGGCAGTGAGATCGAGGAATGCAGAAATTGTACAATTACTTTTGGACAAAAAAGCCAAAGTCTCGGCCACCGATAAAAAAGGCGACACCGTATTGCACGTAGCGATGAGAGCGAGATCGAAGGGCATCGTTGAAATACTTTTAAGGAACCCGAAAAATAGTCAATTGCTTTATCGCCCCAATAGACAAGGCGAGACACCCTACAACATTGATTTCAAACATCCCAAAACCATTTTGGGACAAATATTTGGAGCTc gtCGGCTCAACACGaacgaggacaatgagaacaTGTTGGGATATGATTTATACAGTAGTGCACTAGCAGATATTTTGAGCGAACCGTCTTTGTCGACTCCGATAACCGTTGGACTTTATGCGAAATGGGGCTCTGGAAAATCCTTCCTATTGAACAAATTACGAG aggaaatgaaaaattttgctcgGCAATGGATGGATCCAGTGTTCCAATTTTCGTCTCTGTTGTTCGTCGTAACTGCTCACGTTTCTCTGTTGATCGGAGTGACGGTAGGACTAGCGCTGCAATCTTGGATAATTGGCGTTGCTTCGGGTGTGGCAATAATTAGCATTGTGTACATATTCCTCTTCATCGTCTGGTACGCAAACAAAAG ATACGATTGGTACTGGCCGTACAATTTCACCGTAGCATTAACGACAAAACTAAATTCTTTGAAGCTGTTGCTTCAAGTGATATTCTGCCACCCGCCAACCGGCGTGGTCAACGACGGTTTAACGATCCAACcgatcaaattttatttcaccgATCAAACTCGAGTCGGTACAACTTCGGCGGGTGAAAATGCCGTGGCACAGATGGTCGGCTCGCTTTacgattcgattgaaaatgatttcggATCTTTCGCGACGCGTCTCTATCGGGCTTTCAAACCGAAACCAGTTAAATCGACGACTTCGTGGACTTGGCGACAAGTTTGTTGCTTGCCGTACAtcgtaatttttgaattttgctttTGCAGCTTCCTCGTTGGTGTTTCCGTACTGACGCTTTACCTCACCGATTTACAAAA cCCGATACTGGAGCCCGTTACTGCACACGTTATCATGATAGCGGTTTTGCTACAGTTGGCATTCAGCCTCATAGCAAATTTGTACACTTGGAGTCGGACTATTAAAGCAATTGTTTTCTCGCAGCGTAGACATCTGCAACGCAGCATTTCGAAACTTGAGACAGTCAAGAGCGAAGGTTTTATACAAACGCTGAAGAGCGAAGTCAATTTAATGACAGAAATG GTCAAATGTCTGGACAGTTTTACCTCGCAACAGAGCAGATTAGTGGTAATCGTCGATGGGCTCGACAGTTGTGAGCAGGACAAAGTGTTACTGGTGCTCGATGCAATGCAAGCTCTGTTCAGCGACAACAATTGTCCATTCGTCGTAATTTTGGCGATAGATCCGCACATAATTTCCAGG GCAGTTGAGGTGAACAGTCGTCGTCTTTTTTCCGAGTCAAACATCGGTGGCCACGATTACCTGAGGAATATGGTACATTTGCCATTTTATTTGCAAAACAGTGGATTACGAAAGGTCAAGGTTGCCCAGCAGACTGCTCAACACGGTAAAAAAACGACCTGGAACGAGGCCGAGGAGAGTGTGAATTATACGACGTCGAACGCGATGCATCACTCGGTGTCGAACAGAAGATTGAGCACCGAGTCGAGTGTGATGAAtagcaatgaaaaattaaaaccgCCGAGTAGAAAAGGCAGCAGGAAATTGAGACTCAGCGAATCGATCGCCAGCAGCATAGGCAGCAATTTGAACAGATTAGGGGGTGCTCAAGATTTAAACAAAATGCTCCTCACTGACGATTATTTCAGCGACGTCAATCCACGCAGTATGAGACGTCTCATGAACGTCGTTTACGTTACTGGTCGCTTGTTAAAAGCATTCCAAATTGATTTCAACTGGTATCATCTCGCCAGTTGGATCAATATTACCGAGCAATGGCCATTCAGGACCTCTTGGCTTATTCTGCATTACGACATGTACGAAGAAAGTCTCGACGATTCTACGTCCCTGAAAAACCTCTACGACAA aGTTCGTCCTAAAATTCCCGTTCTCAAAGACGTTCAACCGCTCTTAGAAATGGACAGGGATGAACGGAAACTCGACGTCTTTCTCACGTTTCATCGTTCGAGTCTTCTCGTCAGcgatatgaaaattttcctCCCGTTCACCATCAATCTCGACCcttatataaagaaaaaaatcaaagaggaACAACAGAGTATGAAGGAGGATTATCACTTTTCTACGTACAAATCAGGACCGTCCTGGCATcaccaacaacaacaacaacaacaacaacaccaTTACCCTGGTGCCGGTGACCAAATGAACTACAGACACAATGGAAAGCCTAAACTTTCGAGAAACCCGAGCTTGCAGAATCAAAATAGCCAAGTTGTTACGCCACCGGGATGGCCTTTTCAAGCCTCGTATCCGTGGCAACCGCCCATGTGGATGCCTCCCCCGGAACCTATGCCAAAACCTCTTTCAGCAACCACATCGATACCG ATGGAAATTTTGGACACGAGACTGACGAATCTGAGCGTCAATGGAGTTTGCGAACTTgtagaaaaaatcgaagatcTCAACCCCAACAAAATTGAAGACTACAAAAGTCTCATTagagaaaataatattaatggAAGAGTTTTGCTTCACTGTACTTTACAAGACTTGAAGGAG GTATTGAAAATGGGATTCGGTGACTGGGAGCTCTTCAGGATGGTGATCGTTTCTTTAAGAGAACTAGAATTGTCGAATTTCACAATGAACGATGAAGGATCTCGTAGTGTTAGATTTTCCGTAGGACACGATCAAATAGCGCGTAAGG AACACACGACACAGGGTAACGTATCACGAGTGCCGAGTCAcgtcgagaaagagaaaacaacCTCGAGAACCGACGGTCCAGCAAGACGTGATCAAACAAAGCAATCTATTATGGAAAAACAG TTCCAG GTGACACTGGAGGAACAAATGATTTGCGGAGCGTTGCAAACTCTTAACGAAGAAGCTTGTGAGGATGTTTTGGATGTGCCATCGTCAACTGTACCCTCGACGACAGACTCACTGCCAG GCGAACGTTCGAGATCTCACAGCAGCACAGCCCCGGACACGGACTACGTTTTATTACAATCATCGCCGATTTATCATTGGGTTCCAGTGCATGACGAGCCGGAAGACTCGGACGACAGTTCGTTGAATTCGGTGACGGAATTACGCCGAACGAATTCGCAGCGAAGTGTGACGTCGCAGCGTAGTACGAGATCGAATTATTCTCACACGGTGCGCTTACCTAAAAAGCGATTGAACAGCGTTGGCGCAAGACCGACGTCGCTCCTCGTGTCACCACCGCCGTCACCGAGACCAGCGTATCGTTCAAAATCAACGGACGATTATACCTCAGTTCCGAACAAAGTAAACGCCCCGGAACCTCTGAATGTTGGGCGTTCGATTCCGACGTCGATTGGGGACGAATTTTCCAGTTCCGTGCCACCTGGATCAACAAAGAGTATGGAAAAATTAGCAAAATTAAAGGAACGCTTCAACGCGgcgacgaaaaattcaacttCAAAATGTTGCGAGTTCagtgacgaagacgacgatgaaTCGACTCCTCTCGTTTCCGAAATTTCAACGCCATCCCATTCGCACTCCGATAGTGTTTTCGCCCACGGTCCAAGTCACGAAGAAACCAGCGATTTTTCACCCATTTCTAATCGAAGTGCTCCACAAGGCGGTGAAAGATCCATCCATTTGGATTTTTACGATACAGTTAGCCTCGTCGTACGCGAAGATCCCAACGAATGTGCTCTCTCACGACAAAACGCCGAAGACTGGGAAAATCCAGAAACTCCCGTGTAG